A genomic region of Apteryx mantelli isolate bAptMan1 chromosome 12, bAptMan1.hap1, whole genome shotgun sequence contains the following coding sequences:
- the LOC106489795 gene encoding histone-lysine N-methyltransferase SETMAR: MAAAADLSGALEPVAVALWPPAAAPPPFQYSPDNVAGADGDIDPTEITFPGCSCLTSSCVVRVCSCLCRGENYNNLCIKPTDKEEEYARPIFECNAMCQCGESCQNRVVQRGLQFRLEVFKTVKKGWGLRTLEFIAKGRFVCEYAGEVLGFNEARRRIQAQTSKDSNYIIAVREHLHNGQSQTVLSRGLSFPSRQRRLLHLHRPCTDLTCPLYLPERHFLKKSK, from the exons ATGGCGGCCGCGGCGGACCTCAGCGGCGCGCTGGAGCCGGTGGCGGTGGCGCTgtggccgcccgccgccgccccgccgcccttcCAG TATAGCCCAGACAATGTGGCTGGAGCGGACGGAGACATTGACCCCACCGAAATCACCTTTCCAGGATGTTCTTGCCTTACCAGTTCCTGTGTGGTTCGTGTGTGTTCATGTCTTTGCCGTGGTGAGAATTACAACAATTTGTGCATCAAGCCTACTGACAAAGAAGAGGAGTATGCCAGGCCTATATTTGAATGCAATGCCATGTGCCAGTGTGGTGAATCCTGTCAAAACAGGGTTGTACAGAGGGGCTTGCAGTTCAGGCTTGAAGTATTCAAGACTGTGAAGAAAGGGTGGGGTCTTCGCACTCTGGAATTCATAGCTAAAGGAAGATTTGTTTGTGAATATGCTGGTGAAGTTTTAGGTTTTAATGAGGCGCGTAGAAGAATTCAGGCCCAGACATCCAAGGATTCAAACTATATTATAGCAGTGAGGGAGCACCTTCACAATGGTCAG aGCCAAACAGTATTAAGCAGGGGGCTGTCCTTTCCCAGCAGACAGAGAAGGTTATTGCATCTTCATCGTCCTTGTACAGATCTAACATGCCCACTCTACTTACCAGA AAGGCACTTTCTAAAGAAGAGCAAGTAG